A segment of the Odoribacter splanchnicus DSM 20712 genome:
TATTTTAAATTAATAGTTTTGTAACGCTTAGTTTGAATCTAAATAATAATGTAAATCATAAAGATTATGGCAGAAGAAAATGCAATTGAAAGAATAAGATGTGTGATCATCGGTTCAGGCCCTGCCGGCTATACTGCAGCTATTTATGCAGCCCGTGCGAATTTGAAACCGGTATTATATACAGGCTTACAGATGGGTGGACAGTTGACGACAACTACCGAAGTCGAGAATTTTCCCGGTTATCCGGAAGGAGTGACGGGTCCTGTTATGATGGAAGATATGCGTAAACAGGCAGAACGTTTCGGGACGGATATCCGTTTCGGTATCGTTACTGCCGTCGATTTTTCCGGGCATCCTCATAAACTGACGATCGACGATTGCAAGCAAATCGAAGCTGATGCAGTGATCATCGCTACGGGTGCTTCGGCTAAATACCTGGGGCTTCCTACCGAAGAGAAATTCAGAGGTCTGGGAGTGAGTGCCTGTGCTACTTGCGACGGATTCTTTTACCGGGGTAAAGATGTGGCTGTCGTCGGTGGTGGTGATACTGCTTGCGAGGAGGCAACTTATCTGGCAGGTCTGTGCCGGAAAGTATATCTGATTGTCCGCAAAAACTATCTGAGAGCTTCTAAAGCTATGCAGCAACGGGTATTCAATACTGAAAACATCGAAGTGCTTTTCGAACACAATACGCTGGAACTTTACGGGTCGGATATGGGACTCGAAGGTGCACGTCTGTTGTACCGGAAAGGAGAACCGGAAGAATGTGAAAAGGACATTAAGATCGACGGATTCTTCCTGGCTATCGGTCATCATCCGAATTCCGAAGTATTCAGTAAGTATGTAAAGGTAGATGAACAAGGTTATATTATTACCGAAGGAGCTTCGACCCGTACCAATGTGCCGGGTGTGTTCGCTGCCGGAGATATCATGGATCCGGTTTATCGTCAGGGGATTGCCGCTGCAGGTTCTGGTTGCCGCGCTGCTATCGATGCCGAACGGTATATCGGTGAGTTGGAAAGTAAATAAAAATAAAACAGCCGTCGTGAGACGGCTGTTTTATTTTATCGTAACCATTGTCGCTCCGTATCCATATTGTTTGAAAGAAGCATCCTGATGATGGTGGCGTTTGTATTTTGTCTGGAGTTCCCATAAAATGCGCTGCCGTAAGATACCGTCTCCTTTTCCATGAATAAAGATTATTTTTTGGCCTTTCCGTAGTTTGTATTCTTCCATGGTTTTCCGGAAAATTTCCAATTGATATTCCAGGATGTCTTTATTATTCATTCCGGCCGTTGTTTCGAGTAATTCATGGCAATGTAAATCTATCTCGACGATGTTACCGACAATCTGTTTTTGTGGCCGGGGAGTCGGGGCCGGTGTTGTGTCCTTTTTCTCGCGTATGGCCTGAGTGAGTTGTTTCTCATCGATTTCTTCGGTGGCAGGCAGATGTTCTTTATCCAAAGCACGGATGATGCAAATCGAATCAAACCAGCGGGTATGTTTATAAATACCGGATTTACAAAGATTGACGGTATTGATTTTTACTTCTGCTTCGATCGGAGTTCTGGGTGTCGTGGAACCTTTCTTGAAAAAGATAGCCTGGATATGAACGGCTTTTATACCGGCATCGATATCTTTTAACGAGTATGTTCCTATCGGACAAGTGCTGTCCGGATTACAATTACCGGCACTGATACCGCTATATTTTTCCCCATGGCGAAAAGCGATCGAATAGAGACAAGTTTGCTGTGTATCGTTAACCAAAAATAGTTCATAGCGGGAATCCGGTAAATTGTTGAAATTATCGGGGACAATAGCGAAATACAACGTATCGCCCGATTCCATCGTTACCCCTTTTTGTACCTGAGTTACGGAACTACTATCCGGTTTAGAAGGAGTGAAATCAGAGTGGATGACGACCAGGTCACTTGTTGAAGCCGGTATTTCGAACCCATAGTCGTCGACAAAGATATTGACGGTTGTATTGTCTATGATGCCGGTTACTTTACCTTCCATTTTTTCTGAAATGAAACGTACGATATCACCTATCCTTATATTCATAGCTGTGTTATAAAATTAAAATGGGAAATAGCGGCATTATTTCAACACTTTGAAAGTCAACGGGCCAGAATCGTGATGGTCCGGACAATCGTGGTGTTGACAGGCTTCTCCGGAATCGGTGAGTGCGCCTTGTAACCAGGCATTGACTACTGCTTCGACACTGCCCGAACATCCCCGTATCACCCGGATATGGTGGTCTTCGAGCGTATGTTTGGCTCCTTCGCCCATATTGCCCGCGAGCATCAATTCAACACCTTTTTCTTCTAATACCGAGGCTATATTGGATTTGCATCCACATCCTTCCGGAGAAGCCTGAATTTCTGTACAGACAATCAGTTTGTCTTCACTGATTGTAAAAATCGTATAATACTCACAATGTCCGAAATGATCGTCGACGACATTATTTCTTGTCGGAATAGCTACTTTCATAAGATTCGATTTATAGGGACAAAGGTAGCTATTAATCCTCACCTTTCCCTTATTTTTCGGGGAGTTTTTTCAGACAGAAAAACCAATCGTAGCATCGGGTACCACTGGCAGGTTTGTCCATTCGTTCGTTTGCCGCATTGAACGAGCCCGGGGTAGGAGCGATCACTTCGTCTCCAGGACACCAGTCGGCCGGTAGGGCTACTCCATATTTATCGATGGTTTGCAAGCCGATAAGTACCCGTTTCAGTTCGTCGAAATTTCGTCCCAGAGCCAGCGGATAATAGATAATGGCCCGGATGATTCCTTGCGGATCGATGTAAAATACGGCACGGACAGCGTTGGTCGAGCTTTCCCGGGGTTGGATCATGCCGTATAAATGGGCTACTTCCATGGTCACATCGGCAATTAACGGAAATTGAACCTCAACATTTTTCTTTCCTTTGTACTCGATCTTTTCCCGGATGGTCCGCAACCAGGCAATATGACTGTATAAACCGTCGACAGAAAGTCCTATCAGTTGACAATTCAGCGCTTTGAATTCTTCCGTCATAGCTCCGAAAGTAACGAATTCGGAGGTACATACCGGAGTGAAATCGGAAGGATGACTGAAAAGAATAATCCATTTGCCGTTAAAGTCCAGAGGAAAATGAATTTTTCCTTGAGTAGTGACTGCATCGAATACCGGAGCCTGATCGCCGATCCGGGGCATCGGAATAGTTTCGTCTGTAAAATCCATGATGATACTGTTTTAAGTTGTTTGTAATACCTGAAATACGTTTTTTTCTGCCGAAAGGTTGGAAATAGTCGGATAACCTTTCTTTTGTGGTTGGCGTAAAATCTTGATAACGAAATGGTTTTTAATGAGAAGAAGCATGACTTTTAAAATTGTTGTTTTGAGTTTGATGTTAGGTATTTGGGGCTTGGATGCCTGGTCACAAAATGAAGAGCCGGACTTTTCGGGACAATCGGAAGATAGTCTGATGCAGGCTTTAGGAAATATACCGGCTTTCACTATATATAAAGATAATTATGTGGTGACCGGAACGAGTTTCACCGGTGGAAAAATTTCGAAATACAATTCGGATGCTAAATTTCAGATTAGCTTACGCCACCGGCTTTACCGTAAGTTATTGCCTTATCGGATTTATTTATTCCTGACGTATAGCCAGAAGTCTTTTTGGGATATTTACCGGAAATCGGCCCCTTTTGCGGACAATAATTATAACCCTTCTTTAGGGTTCGGACGTAATTTTATCGGGGAGGGAAGGATTAAAGGTATCGGGATGGTGCAGTTCGAGCATGAATCGAACGGGCGCGACAGTATTTGGTCGAGGAGTTGGAACCGGTTGACTTTTACCGGTATTTATCTGATGAATAAAAATTATACTTTTCAGGCCAAGGTTTGGATAGCTATGCAGGTAGCTAAAGAAAACAGACACCTGACCAGATATGCCGGAATCGGACATTTGGCAGCGACTTATGCCAGTGATAACGGACGTTTGTCCTGTTCGGCCTTAATGATAAAACGGGGTGGGTGGAATTGGAATGCGAATTGGCGTTTGGAGGTTGCCTATCGATTGTTCAGAGAAGATAACCAGTATTTATTTATGCAATTTTGTAATGGATATGGCGAAAGTATGATCGCCTACAATCAGTTCAGGCGTTACTTACGGTTTGGATTTGTGATCAAACCCCGCTCGGTGACTATATTTTAAAGGAAAGGTGTGTGATTAATTGTGATATTTTTGGGCGTAATCGTTTGAAATTATTAAATTAGCGGGTCGAAAAGTAATAAATATTAAATATATAATGAGATGACATTACAAGAATTCCAACAATCTATCCGGGAAGGTATTCCCGCGGAATTGCCTGCACCGAAACCTTATGATCCGGAGGTAAACCATGCACCGAAACGGAAGGATATCCTGACGAAAGAGGAAAAAAAACTCGCTATCCGGAACGCCTTACGCTATTTCGAACCGCGGCATCATGCTGTTTTGGCCCGTGAATTTGCAGAAGAATTAGAAAAATATGGCCGGATTTATATGTATCGGTTTCGGCCGGATTATGAAATGTACGCTCATAATATATACGATTATCCTCATAAATGTTTGCAAGCGGCTGCTATTATGCTGATGATCAACAATAATCTGGATAAGGCTGTTGCACAACATCCCCATGAGTTGATTACTTACGGAGGAAACGGTGCGGTATTCCAAAACTGGGCACAATATCGTCTGGCTATGAAATATTTGTCAGAAATGACCGACGAACAAACTCTGGTGATGTATTCCGGTCATCCGCTGGGATTGTTTCCTTCGCATAAAGATGCTCCCCGGGTTGTGGTCACCAATGGTATGGTCATTCCGAATTATTCGAAACAGGACGATTGGGAAAGGTTTAATGCTCTTGGTGTATCCCAATACGGACAAATGACTGCCGGATCGTATATGTATATCGGGCCGCAAGGAATCGTTCATGGTACTACCATTACGGTTTTAAATGCCGGTCGTAAGATTTCCAAACATGGTGAAGGTCTGGCGGGGAAGTTGTTCGTTACCGCAGGTTTGGGAGGTATGTCGGGAGCTCAGCCTAAAGCAGGAAATATTGCCGGTTGTGTAAGTATCACTGCCGAAATCAATCCGAAAGCTACCCATACCCGTTATTCACAGGGATGGGTAGATGAGGTGATCGATGATCTGGATGTGCTGATGAAACGGGTGCGGCAGGCGAAAGCTGAGAAACAGGTCGTTTCCATTGCTTACCAAGGGAATGTCGTCGATTTGTGGGAACGGCTGGCTGAGGAAGATATCGTGGTGGAGCTGGGATCCGACCAGACTTCTTTGCATAATCCCTGGGCAGGAGGATATTATCCTGTCGGTCTTTCTTTCGAAGAGAGCAAACAAATGATGGCCGAACAACCGGAATTATTTAAAGAGAAAGTACAGGAGTCCTTGCGTCGCCATGTGGCTGCTATCAATAAATGTGTCGAACGGTTCGGAACTTATTTCTTCGATTACGGGAATGCATTTTTATTGGAGTCTTCCCGTGCCGGTGCCGATATCCTGAAGCCGAACGGCGATTTCAAGTATCCTTCTTATGTGCAGGATATTATGGGACCGATGTGTTTCGATTACGGTTTCGGTCCTTTCCGTTGGGTATGTACCAGCGGTGATCCGAAGGATTTGGCGAAGACCGATGAGTTGGCTGCTAAAGTACTGGAAGAGCTGGCTGCTCAGTCTCCGAAAGAAATTCAGCAACAGATGCATGACAATATACGCTGGATCAAAGCTGCTGCCGAAAACCATTTGGTGGTAGGTTCACAGGCTCGCATCCTTTACGCAGATGCTGAAGGAAGAATAAAGATTGCAGAAGCTTTTAACAAGGCGATCGAATGGGGAGAGATCTCTGCTCCTGTTGTGCTGGGACGTGATCACCACGATGTGTCCGGAACAGATTCACCTTACCGGGAGACTTCGAATATTTACGACGGATCGAAGTTTACGGCGGATATGGCCGTACAGAATGTGATCGGTGATTCTTTCAGAGGGGCTACCTGGGTGTCTTTGCATAATGGTGGTGGTGTCGGCTGGGGAGAAGTGATCAACGGAGGTTTCGGTATGTTGCTGGATGGCTCTGCCGATGCTGACAGACGCTTGAAAAATATGCTGTTCTGGGATGTGAATAACGGTATTTCCCGCCGGAGCTGGGCTCGGAACGAAGGTGCCGTATTTGCGATCAAACGGGCTATGGAGGCGAATCCGAATCTGAAAGTGACTTTACCGAATTACGCAGACGATCAGTTGGTGGAAAGTTTATTCTGATCCGATAGAATAGTCCGATAAGTAAAGAATTCTTTTATAGTTGGACGGTGCATATACAGTTTTTAACTGTTGGCACCGTTCATTTTTTATTCTTGATTTTCTTTGAAGGCCTTTCGGACCGGCTATCAATTGTCGAACCCGGGGCGTACGAATGTCCTGGCTTTAGGAAAATACTCGTCGGCATCGCTGCGTAATTGTTCCAATACTACCAATAGATGGGATATTTCTTTTTGATAAGCCGGACACAAAGGTTGTATTATTTTCCAGTTTTCAATCGAACGTTCCACCCCGATAAGAGCCACTTTGGCCGATCCATTATAGTCTTCTGTCGTTTTTGACTTATTGGCCGTATGGTAGTGATAACCGTATAATGCCCTTCGGATTTTGGCTTGAATCAAATCCGGATACCAGCCGACGACTTCTAAAGCCTCTTCCAGAAGTTCGTTTTTTTCTTTATCATTTATTATTTCGTAAAGCTGCTCCAGACATTTATCGGCCCAATATTCGTAAATACTGCAAATTCGGAGGAGATCCGAAGATTCGAGTTTTTGGTAAACTTGCTCTCTTGGAGTCCCTTCGTAATCCTCACCCCAAAACTCCCGGTCGATATTTTCCGAAGCATAAATGTCCTCGACATTTAATCCGCGTTCTTCAGCCAATTCATGTAATACTTCATAAGTAGATTCGAAGACTTCTTTCAGGCGTGCCCAAATACTTTCATCTTCCCGATGGCCTTCCCGTTCAAAATTGAAACCGCCTTTCTCCTCGATCTTTTTTCCCATTACAAAGCTCATACACCGCAACTGTTGTTCGCATTTTTCACACCAACGATCGCAATAATTATAAATACCAGGGATGAATCCGACATCCACAACTTTTTTAATTTTCTTTTTGGACACAATTATCTAAGATTGAGTTTTACAGACTTTTTTAGTCAAACTACCCTAATTCTTCAAAGATTCCGGACTATTTTACCAGAATACAGGGTACAAAGATAGTCTATATCAATAAAATAAAAAAAAATTTTGAAAACTTCATCAAATAATATGGTTAACCAGGCGATATCCCTCTGTATTATTCATTAAAAACTATTATTTTATAACCGTCGGAATGCTATTGATTACTATATCGCTTCTCTGATTCGGAGAATACATCCGATTGGAAGATTTGTATTTAAGGGGATTTTACTTTATTTTCGCGCCGGATTTCTGGTAAACATCCTGTTTATATATAAATGACGCTGGAGTAGGGTTTCGGTATCGCATGGGCAGGGCGGAAATGATTGTGCGTCGATTCGGGCAGGCGGTAAATCGCTTTCTTTTTTTCCGGAGAATGGACTGTCGGAGGGAAGCATATCCGACTTTGTAAAATTGAATAGTCGACAAGTTTATATTCGATACTATGTGGTTGTTACTGGCTTTTGTTTCTGCTACTTTGTTGGGATTGTACGATGTGGTGAAAAAAATTTCTTTAGAGAGGAATGCAGTTATACCGGTTCTCTTTTTGAATATTTTTTTCTGTTGTCTTCTTTTTTTACCGGTGGTCCTTTTATCTGCCTTGGCTCCTGACATGATGCGGAATACGTTGTTATTCTTACCGGCTATCGGAAGTGAAGGGCATTTTTTGTTATTTTTGAAAGCTGTGATCGTTTTGGCTTCCTGGATTTTCGCTTATTTTTCTTTGAAACATTTGCCTATTACGATTGCTTCACCGATCAAGGCTACCCAGCCTATTCTGACTTTACTGGGAGCTTTACTTGTTTTTGGAGAACGGTTGAACATTTGGCAATGGGCCGGAGTTTTAACTGCAGTAATTTCTTTGTTTTTGCTTTCCCGTTCAGGTAAGAAAGAGGGAATCCGGTTTGCGCATAATAAGTGGATTTATTTTATGATTCTTGCAGTCGTAACCGGTTCTGTGAGTGGGTTATACGATAAATATCTGATGACTTGTCTCGACCGGATGAATGTGCAGGTATGGTATAATTTTTACCAATTGGCTATAATGGGGGTTATTTTATTTACACTTTGGTATCCCGGAAGAAAAAAATCTACTCCTTTTCAATGGCGTAATACTATTCCTTTTATTTCTATTTTGTTGGTGCTGGCTGATTTTGTTTATTTCTATGCTTTAAGCTACGAAGACTCGATGATTTCTATTATTTCTTTAGTGCGCAGGAGTGGGGTGGTGGTTTCATTTATTGCCGGAGCGATCTGGTTTAAAGAGAGGAATTTGAAAGCTAAGTTTATAGACCTGCTTTTGGTTTTAGCCGGTATGTATCTGATTTATTTAGGAACTCGTTGATGGGCGGGAAAGTCAGTCTTTTCTAAGGAAGGAGAAATATTAAGGTAGACGGGCGGTAACTCCTGATACTGATTTTGGAATCTAGCCCGAAGGCTCCGGTCAGCATACAGAAAAAACGGCTAATCCGGATTGAAAAGCTGCCGGTCTGTTCAAAAAATTTTTGGAGCGACATCAGCGGTTTTACAAGCCCGGAGAAGTCGCTCCGAAGTACTTTGAAGATCGGCTCTTTATCGAAGAGGTTAGATAACTTCGGCAACGACAAATGTACTGCCACCGATGTAAATCATATCTTCGGAGGAGGCAGCTTGCCGGGCTGCTTCATAAGCTGCTGCGACAGTGGGATAATATTCGCCTTGCAGGCCTGCTTGTCTTGCTTTTTGAGCAAGCTGTTGCTCCGGCATAGCCCGGGGAATGGAAGCTTTGCAGAAATAATACACCGCATCCTGAGGAAGGATATGTAATACGCTGTCGATGTCTTTGTCACTAACCATACCGATGACAAAATGAAGCTTTCGATACCGGCACTGTTTTAATTGTTGGGTGATCTCTGTCAGGCCATCGATATTGTGACCCGTGTCGCAAATGGTCAATGGCTGGTTGGAAAGGGTTTGCCAGCGTCCGAATAAACCGGTATTCGTCACTACCCGTTCGATACCTTGCCGGACTTGCTGGTCGCTGATCTTTAAGCCTGCTTGTTGTAAAACGGGTATAGTCTCCAGTACCGTAGGAATATTTTTTCGTTGATAGAGTCCTTTCAATTCACTGGTTAAATGATCGAAATGCCAACCGTTTTTCCGTGTCAGCTGGAAACTTCCGTCGATGTTAATCGTTGTCGTCCAGTTGTCACTTGCAAATTCGATCGGAGTTTCACAGGTTTGAGCTTTTTGCTCGAAAACAAAATCGTAGGTTTTGTCGCGCGTACCGATGACAACCGGAATACCGGGTTTTATGATTCCTGCTTTTTCGCTTGCAATTTTTTCGAGGGTGTTCCCCAGGAGTGCCATATGATCGAAGGAAATATTTGTAATAACAGAGGCTAAAGGAGTGATAATGTTCGTGGAATCGAGGCGTCCACCCAGTCCGACTTCGATCACTGCAATATCCACCTGGCTATCGGCGAAATACTTGAAAGCCATAGCTACCGTCATTTCGAAGAAAGACGGTTTTACCCGGGAGAATAAATCGGCGTGATGCCGGACAAAATCGATGACATATTGTTCACTGACCATTTCTCCGTTGATTTTAATCCTTTCCCGGAAATCTTTTAAATGAGGGGAAGTATACAGGCCGGTTTTATATCCGGCTTGCTGTAATATAGAAGCCAGCATGTGGGATACCGATCCTTTGCCGTTCGTACCTGCCACATGAATCGTTTTGAAGTTTTTATGGGGATGTCTGAAATATTCATCCAATTGTAAAGTGTTGTCCAGGTTTGCTTTGTACGCAGCCTGACCTTCCCTTTGGTACATCGGGAGCTGGGCAAACAACCAATTTAAAGTTTCCTGATAATTCATGATTTGTTTTTTCAAAATTTCAAATGTTATTCCCGGACTTTTCATTTTTAGGTGAAGGTCTGAGAACAAGATGCAAAAGTACTAAACAAATGAAATTGCTTGTTGAAAATCCGGGATTTATTCTCTTTGCTGTGAAAAAAAAATTAATTTTGCAGGTTATAAATAGATTATTTATGAAAGCTGATATAAATGTACCTATACCTGTCTTGAGACGTATGCCTTCTTATCTTTCTTTTGTAAAGACTTTACAAAAGCAGGGAGAGAAGTACGTGTCTTCTACCCGGATAGCTGAATATATGGAAATCGATTCGACTCAGGTGACGAAGGATCTTTCCCATACCGGTATTTCGGGTAAAACACGGGTTGGATACGAGGTGGACAGTTTTGTGCGGATTCTGGAAGATTTTTTGGGTTTTAGCCGGGTGGACGGAGCATTTTTGGTCGGAGCCGGTTCGTTGGGGAGTGCTTTGCTGCAAGATAAAGGATTGTCTGCTTTCGGGTTACAGATAGAGGCTGCCTTCGATACGGATAAAACGAAGATCGGTACAAAAGTCAATGATATCGAAATATTTCATATCGATCAATTCCGTGCTATGGCTGCCGAACGGAAAGTGGTGATCGGTATTATTACCGTCCCCGCCGAACATGCACAGAATGTAGCCGACTTGATGGTCGCCTGGGGAATTAAAGCCATCTGGAATTTTACTCCTGCCCGCATAAAGGTCCCTACGCATATTGTCGTGCAAAATACCACCATCTATATGAACCTCGCTATCTTGTTCAATAAATTGTACAACGATAAGGGGGAAAAAAAGTAAAAGGTTAAAAGCTAAAGCCTATCGTCTTTAACTTTTTACTTTTACCTTTTTACCTTTTACTTTTTTTCTTATCTTTGCACCTTATTAAAAATAAGCTGCGTACGTAGCGTAGTAATAAAATAAACGACTATGATAAAAATTAAATTTCCGGATGGAAATGTAAAAGAATTTGAGTCAGGTGTGACCGGCTTGGATATTGCCCGGGGAATTAGTTCCAAACTGGCTAAGGAAGTGTTGTCCATATCTGTGAATGGGGAAATTTGGGATTTGACACGTCCTATTACAGCAGATGCTGAAATTAAATTATTTACCTGGGATGATCAGGAAGGAAAACATGCTTTCTGGCATTCTTCGGCCCACTTGATGGCAGAAGCCCTGCAACAATTATACCCGAATACCAAATTCGGTATCGGACCGGCTATCGAAAACGGATTTTACTATGATATCGATCCGGGAGAAGGGGTCGTTTTGACCGACAAAGATCTGGAAACCATCGAGAAGAAAATGCTTGAATTGGCGCGCCAGAAAGAAGAGTATTGCCGTATCAATGTGAGCAAGCAAGAAGCACTGGAGCATTTCAACAGTATCAACGAAACTTATAAAGTGGAGTTAATCAACGATTTGGAAGACGGTAAGATTACTTATTATCGTCAGGGCTCCTTTACCGATCTTTGCCGTGGTCCGCACTTACCGGATACTTCTTATATTAAGGCTATAAAACTGACCGGTTTAGCCGGTGCTTACTGGAGAGGGAACGAGCATAATAAAATGTTGACCCGTATCTACGGTATCACTTTCCCGAAACAGAAAATGCTGGACGAATGGCTGGTATTGATGGAAGAGGCGAAGCAACGGGATCACCGGAAGATCGGTAAAGAAATGGAATTGTTTACTTTTTCCCAAGCTGTGGGTGCCGGTTTACCGATGTGGTTGCCGAAAGGAGCTATGTTGCGCGACCGTTTGGAGGGATTTTTGCGGAAAGTACAGAAGAAATACGGTTACCAGCAAGTCATTACCCCACATATCGGGAATGTGAATCTGTATAAGACTTCCGGACATTACCAGAAATACGGAAAAGATAGTTTTCAGGTGATTACGACTCCTCAGGAAGGTGAAGAGTTTATGTTGAAACCGATGAACTGTCCTCACCATTGCGAGATTTATAAATTCAAGCCCCGTTCTTATAAAGATCTGCCACTGCGTTTTGCTGAATTCGGTACGGTGTATCGTTACGAGCAGAGCGGAGAGTTGCATGGTTTGACCCGGGTACGTGGATTTACGCAGGACGATGCTCACTTATTCTGTACGCCCGATCAGTTGAAAGAAGAGTTTAAAAAAGTAATCGATATTATTTTTACTATCTTTAAGGCGCTGGATTTCAAAGATTTTACTGCTCAGGTATCTTTACGTGATCCGAAGAATACAGAGAAGTATATCGGTACGGATGAGAACTGGGAAAAAGCGGAACGTGCCATCATCGAAGCGGCTGAAGAAAAAGGCCTGAAGACGACTGTCGAATTGGGCGAAGCTGCTTTCTACGGAC
Coding sequences within it:
- the thrS gene encoding threonine--tRNA ligase, with product MIKIKFPDGNVKEFESGVTGLDIARGISSKLAKEVLSISVNGEIWDLTRPITADAEIKLFTWDDQEGKHAFWHSSAHLMAEALQQLYPNTKFGIGPAIENGFYYDIDPGEGVVLTDKDLETIEKKMLELARQKEEYCRINVSKQEALEHFNSINETYKVELINDLEDGKITYYRQGSFTDLCRGPHLPDTSYIKAIKLTGLAGAYWRGNEHNKMLTRIYGITFPKQKMLDEWLVLMEEAKQRDHRKIGKEMELFTFSQAVGAGLPMWLPKGAMLRDRLEGFLRKVQKKYGYQQVITPHIGNVNLYKTSGHYQKYGKDSFQVITTPQEGEEFMLKPMNCPHHCEIYKFKPRSYKDLPLRFAEFGTVYRYEQSGELHGLTRVRGFTQDDAHLFCTPDQLKEEFKKVIDIIFTIFKALDFKDFTAQVSLRDPKNTEKYIGTDENWEKAERAIIEAAEEKGLKTTVELGEAAFYGPKLDFMVKDAIGRKWQLGTIQVDYNLPERFDLEYTGADNLKHRPVMIHRAPFGSMERFVAVLIEHTGGKFPLWLAPDQVVVMPISEKFNDYAQKLSDLLNNSDIRTVLDDRNEKIGRKIRDNELKKIPYLLIVGENEMNNNTVSVRRQGQGDMGTMSVEDFISKINEEVNSQLQTIYSY